A DNA window from Streptomyces parvus contains the following coding sequences:
- a CDS encoding LacI family DNA-binding transcriptional regulator, with protein MAKVTRDDVARLAGTSTAVVSYVINNGPRPVAPATRERVLAAIKQLGYRPDRVAQAMASRRTDLIGMIVPDARQPFFAEMAHAVEQAAAERGKMVLVGNSDYRDEREVHYLRAFLGMRVSGLILVSQGPSERAAAEIEAWDARVVLLHERPEAIDDVAVVTDDVGGAQLATRHLLEHGHPYVACLGGTEETPSVGDPVADHVEGWRRAMHESGRSTEGRLFQAPYNRYDAYQVALGLLSGPDRPPAIFCATDDQAFGVLRAARELRIDVPGGLAVAGFDDVKEAGLTDPPLTTVHSDRPAMARAAVDLVLDDALRVTGSRRERLKQFPSALVVRRSCGCGEPSASA; from the coding sequence GTGGCCAAGGTGACGCGGGACGATGTGGCGAGACTGGCGGGGACGTCGACCGCGGTCGTCAGCTACGTCATCAACAACGGACCCCGGCCGGTCGCCCCGGCCACGCGCGAGCGGGTGCTCGCCGCGATCAAGCAGCTGGGCTACCGGCCCGACCGGGTCGCCCAGGCCATGGCCTCGCGCCGCACGGACCTCATAGGCATGATCGTGCCGGACGCCCGGCAGCCGTTCTTCGCGGAGATGGCGCACGCGGTCGAACAGGCCGCCGCCGAGCGCGGGAAAATGGTGCTCGTCGGCAATTCCGACTACCGCGACGAGCGCGAGGTCCACTATCTGCGGGCCTTCCTCGGGATGCGGGTCTCCGGGCTGATCCTGGTCAGCCAGGGTCCCAGCGAGCGCGCCGCCGCCGAGATCGAGGCCTGGGACGCCCGGGTCGTCCTGCTGCACGAGCGCCCCGAGGCGATCGACGACGTCGCCGTGGTCACCGACGACGTGGGCGGCGCCCAGCTCGCCACCCGGCATCTGCTGGAGCACGGCCATCCGTACGTGGCCTGCCTCGGCGGCACGGAGGAGACCCCCTCGGTCGGCGACCCGGTCGCCGACCACGTCGAGGGCTGGCGGCGGGCGATGCACGAGTCGGGCCGTTCCACGGAGGGCCGGCTGTTCCAGGCCCCGTACAACCGCTACGACGCCTACCAGGTGGCCCTCGGTCTGCTGTCAGGACCGGACCGGCCGCCGGCGATCTTCTGCGCCACGGACGACCAGGCCTTCGGTGTGCTGCGGGCCGCCCGTGAGCTGCGCATCGACGTGCCGGGCGGGCTGGCGGTGGCGGGCTTCGACGACGTGAAGGAGGCGGGTCTCACCGATCCGCCGCTGACCACCGTCCACTCCGACCGTCCGGCGATGGCCCGGGCGGCCGTCGACCTGGTGCTGGACGACGCGCTGCGGGTTACCGGATCGCGGCGGGAGCGGCTGAAGCAGTTCCCCTCCGCGCTGGTGGTCCGGCGCTCCTGCGGCTGCGGGGAACCCTCCGCGTCCGCCTGA
- a CDS encoding trypsin-like peptidase domain-containing protein, which yields MDMTENLRPSGAHSTDQDPASYPYDGTAHDGTAYATAAGGYPPPPPYAPATGRRKVKRPVALLAAVAIAAGVIGGGTATLVGQLNGQNSAATGSGGAVNGTTVSQSSKGTVAGVAEAVSPAIVEIGAASSAGKSTGSGVVITGDGEIVTNNHVVSGAQQIQVTLSTGRTYTADVVGTDPGKDLALIKLRDASGLKTATLGDSSKVEVGEQVVAIGSPEGLTGTVTSGIVSALDRDVTVAKDDSGSSGQGQDQGRQGGQEWPFEFGGQQFNGDTGEETTTYKALQTDASLNPGNSGGALINMDGEIIGINSAMYAPSSAAAGSGSSAGSVGLGFAIPVNTLKADLDALRAGNGS from the coding sequence ATGGACATGACGGAGAACCTTCGCCCGAGCGGCGCGCACTCGACGGACCAGGACCCGGCCTCGTACCCGTACGACGGAACGGCGCACGACGGCACCGCGTACGCCACTGCGGCCGGGGGCTACCCGCCGCCGCCCCCGTACGCCCCCGCCACCGGCAGGCGCAAGGTGAAGCGGCCGGTGGCGCTGCTGGCGGCGGTGGCGATCGCGGCGGGCGTGATCGGCGGCGGCACCGCCACCCTCGTCGGCCAGCTGAACGGCCAGAACTCCGCCGCCACCGGTTCGGGCGGCGCGGTCAACGGCACCACCGTCTCGCAGAGCAGCAAGGGCACGGTGGCGGGCGTCGCGGAGGCCGTCTCGCCCGCGATCGTGGAGATCGGCGCGGCCTCGTCGGCGGGCAAGTCCACCGGATCCGGTGTGGTGATCACCGGGGACGGCGAGATCGTCACCAACAACCACGTCGTCTCGGGCGCGCAGCAGATCCAGGTCACCCTCTCCACCGGCAGGACGTACACCGCCGACGTCGTGGGCACCGACCCCGGCAAGGACCTCGCGCTCATCAAGCTCCGGGACGCGAGCGGGCTGAAGACGGCGACGCTGGGCGACTCCTCCAAGGTCGAGGTCGGCGAGCAGGTCGTGGCGATCGGCTCGCCCGAGGGCCTGACGGGCACCGTCACCAGCGGCATCGTCTCCGCGCTCGACCGGGACGTCACGGTCGCCAAGGACGACTCCGGCAGCTCCGGACAGGGGCAGGACCAGGGCCGCCAGGGCGGCCAGGAGTGGCCGTTCGAGTTCGGCGGGCAGCAGTTCAACGGCGACACGGGCGAGGAGACCACCACGTACAAGGCGCTCCAGACCGACGCCTCGCTCAACCCCGGCAACTCCGGTGGCGCGCTGATCAACATGGACGGGGAGATCATCGGCATCAACTCCGCGATGTACGCGCCCAGTTCCGCGGCTGCGGGCAGCGGTTCCTCGGCGGGCAGCGTGGGGCTCGGCTTCGCGATCCCGGTGAACACGCTCAAGGCCGACCTGGACGCCCTGCGCGCGGGGAACGGCTCCTGA
- a CDS encoding response regulator transcription factor: protein MSPAEDDPQRILIVDDEPAVREALRRSLAFEGYGTQVAVDGYDALAMAEAYAPDLIVLDIQMPRMDGLTAARRIRATGSTTPILMLTARDTVGDRVTGLDAGADDYLVKPFELDELFARIRALLRRSSYASAAAAGAEAPDDDVLSFADLRMDLATREVTRGERRVELTRTEFTLLEMFLSHPRQVLTREQILKAVWGFDFEPSSNSLDVYVMYLRRKTEAGGEPRLVHTVRGVGYALRTGGSGEA, encoded by the coding sequence ATGAGCCCCGCCGAAGACGATCCCCAGCGCATCCTGATCGTCGACGACGAGCCGGCCGTGCGCGAGGCGCTGCGGCGCAGCCTCGCCTTCGAGGGGTACGGGACGCAGGTCGCGGTCGACGGGTACGACGCCCTGGCGATGGCCGAGGCGTACGCCCCCGACCTCATCGTCCTGGACATCCAGATGCCCCGGATGGACGGGCTCACCGCCGCCCGCCGCATCCGGGCCACCGGTTCGACCACGCCCATCCTGATGCTCACCGCCCGCGACACCGTCGGGGACCGGGTCACCGGCCTCGACGCGGGGGCGGACGACTACCTGGTCAAGCCGTTCGAGCTGGACGAGCTGTTCGCCCGGATCCGGGCCCTGCTGCGCCGCAGCTCGTACGCGTCGGCAGCGGCGGCGGGCGCGGAGGCCCCCGACGACGACGTGCTGTCCTTCGCCGACCTGCGGATGGACCTGGCCACCCGCGAGGTCACCCGGGGCGAGCGGCGGGTGGAGCTGACCCGTACGGAGTTCACGCTGCTGGAGATGTTCTTGTCGCACCCGCGCCAGGTGCTGACCCGGGAGCAGATCCTCAAGGCCGTCTGGGGCTTCGACTTCGAGCCGAGCTCCAACTCCCTGGACGTGTACGTGATGTACCTGCGCCGCAAGACGGAGGCGGGCGGCGAGCCCCGCCTCGTCCACACCGTGCGCGGGGTGGGGTACGCGCTGCGTACCGGCGGGAGCGGAGAGGCGTGA
- a CDS encoding ATP-binding protein, whose amino-acid sequence MSGSTAVADGRRRGLRPVRRFRALPLRSRLALLVATAVAVAVAAVAVACWFVTREQLEDQLDDSLRNAKMDNAPMRDLLTSCLSGGQLPAQEFPGQYTVQIVAANGDYCTAPNTTPVPAQPDDIAVAAGREPDALHTTENDAGQDMRVYTRKLPPVVSSGQANNELAVSVARPLSEIDAPLSTLAWVLALVGGIGVVGAGAAGLWVARAGLRPVDELTEAVEHVARTEDLTVRIPVDGEDEIARLSNSFNSMAARLASSRDRQSQLIADAGHELRTPLTSLRTNVELLARSDETGRVIPPEDRKALMASVKAQMTELAALIGDLQELARPDAAEPGPLQVVALHEITRTALRRARLRGPELTITEDLAPWYVRAEPAALERAIVNVLDNAVKFSPPRATIDVRLHRGELAVRDRGPGIPAEELPHVFERFWRSPTARQLPGSGLGLSIVARTVHQAGGTIALRPAPDGGPGTVAALTLPGAPTPPPEM is encoded by the coding sequence GTGAGCGGATCGACGGCCGTCGCGGACGGACGGCGGCGGGGCCTGCGTCCGGTGCGCCGTTTCCGGGCGCTGCCGCTGCGCTCCCGGCTGGCGCTGCTGGTGGCCACGGCGGTCGCGGTGGCGGTCGCGGCGGTGGCGGTGGCGTGCTGGTTCGTGACCCGGGAGCAGTTGGAGGACCAGCTCGACGACTCGCTGCGCAACGCGAAGATGGACAACGCGCCGATGCGCGATCTGCTGACCTCGTGCCTGAGCGGCGGGCAGCTGCCCGCCCAGGAGTTCCCCGGCCAGTACACCGTGCAGATCGTCGCGGCGAACGGCGACTACTGCACGGCCCCGAACACGACGCCCGTCCCCGCCCAGCCCGACGACATCGCCGTGGCCGCGGGGCGGGAGCCCGACGCCCTGCACACGACGGAGAACGACGCCGGACAGGACATGCGGGTCTACACCCGCAAGCTGCCGCCGGTGGTCAGCTCCGGCCAGGCCAACAACGAGCTGGCCGTCTCGGTGGCCCGCCCGCTCAGCGAGATCGACGCGCCGCTCTCCACGCTCGCCTGGGTGCTGGCCCTCGTCGGAGGCATCGGCGTCGTCGGCGCGGGCGCGGCCGGACTGTGGGTGGCGCGGGCGGGGCTGCGCCCGGTGGACGAACTCACCGAGGCGGTCGAGCACGTGGCGCGCACGGAGGACCTGACGGTCCGCATCCCGGTCGACGGCGAGGACGAGATCGCCCGTCTGTCGAACTCCTTCAACTCCATGGCCGCCCGGCTCGCCTCCTCCCGCGACCGCCAGTCCCAGTTGATCGCGGACGCGGGCCACGAGCTGCGCACCCCGCTGACCTCGCTGCGGACGAACGTGGAGCTGCTGGCCCGCAGCGACGAGACCGGCCGGGTGATCCCGCCCGAGGACCGCAAGGCCCTGATGGCCTCGGTCAAGGCGCAGATGACGGAGCTGGCCGCGCTGATCGGCGACCTCCAGGAGCTGGCCCGCCCGGACGCGGCCGAGCCGGGCCCGCTCCAGGTGGTGGCCCTGCACGAGATCACCCGCACCGCCCTGCGCCGCGCCCGCCTGCGCGGCCCGGAGCTGACGATCACGGAGGACCTGGCCCCCTGGTACGTACGGGCGGAGCCGGCCGCGCTGGAGCGGGCGATCGTCAACGTCCTGGACAACGCGGTGAAGTTCAGCCCGCCCCGCGCCACGATCGACGTGCGGCTGCACCGGGGCGAGCTGGCGGTACGGGACCGGGGCCCCGGCATCCCGGCCGAGGAACTCCCCCACGTCTTCGAGCGCTTCTGGCGCTCCCCGACCGCCCGCCAGCTCCCCGGCTCGGGCCTGGGCCTGTCCATCGTGGCCCGTACGGTGCACCAGGCGGGTGGGACGATCGCCCTGCGCCCGGCCCCGGACGGGGGCCCCGGCACGGTGGCGGCGCTGACGCTGCCGGGAGCGCCGACGCCGCCGCCGGAGATGTGA
- a CDS encoding phosphatidylinositol-specific phospholipase C has translation MSTPARTSESASSSRPSRRGFLAGALAVSATAIVGTGPAVAATREKARAVRGTQDWMAALPDGTALQRLTIPGTHDSGARFGGPWSECQNTTIAQQLTSGIRFLDVRCRLIDGSFAIHHGASFQNMMFGDVLIACRDFLANRPTETVLMRVKQEHSSENDTAFRAVFDDYLDRRGWRSLFRLDSTLPDLGGARGKVVLLADNGGLPGVRYADPALFDIQDDYMAEPFAKYPKIEAQFRKAASQPGKFYMNYVSTAALMPPRWNADRLNPQVHSFMERAETAGWTGLGIVPLDYPNQRSGLVESLIRHNPTG, from the coding sequence ATGTCCACCCCCGCGCGCACGTCCGAGTCCGCGTCCTCTTCCCGGCCCTCCCGCAGAGGCTTCCTGGCCGGTGCCCTCGCCGTATCCGCCACCGCGATCGTGGGCACGGGGCCCGCCGTCGCCGCCACGCGGGAGAAGGCCCGGGCGGTCCGGGGGACGCAGGACTGGATGGCCGCCCTGCCCGACGGCACCGCGCTCCAGCGGCTGACCATCCCGGGGACGCACGACTCGGGGGCCCGGTTCGGAGGGCCCTGGTCGGAGTGCCAGAACACCACGATCGCGCAGCAGTTGACCAGCGGCATCCGCTTCCTCGACGTACGGTGCCGGCTCATCGACGGCTCGTTCGCGATCCACCACGGGGCGTCCTTCCAGAACATGATGTTCGGCGATGTCCTCATCGCCTGCCGGGACTTCCTCGCCAACCGCCCGACCGAGACCGTGCTGATGCGGGTCAAGCAGGAGCACTCCTCCGAGAACGACACCGCGTTCCGGGCGGTCTTCGACGACTACCTCGACCGGCGGGGCTGGCGGTCCCTCTTCCGCCTCGACTCCACTCTCCCCGACCTCGGCGGGGCCCGCGGCAAGGTGGTGCTGCTCGCGGACAACGGCGGGCTGCCCGGCGTGCGCTACGCGGACCCGGCGCTCTTCGACATCCAGGACGACTACATGGCGGAGCCGTTCGCCAAGTACCCGAAGATCGAAGCCCAGTTCCGCAAGGCGGCTTCGCAGCCGGGCAAGTTCTACATGAACTACGTCTCCACGGCGGCCCTGATGCCGCCCCGCTGGAACGCCGACCGGCTCAACCCGCAGGTGCACTCCTTCATGGAGCGCGCGGAGACCGCCGGGTGGACGGGGCTCGGCATCGTCCCGCTCGACTACCCGAACCAGCGGTCCGGGCTCGTCGAGTCGCTGATCCGGCACAACCCGACGGGGTGA